The nucleotide sequence GCAGGCTGGGATGCATGGGCAGGCCAGGAGATGAATGATACCCATAAGATATATGAGATGTATGGCGATAAAATAATGATAGGTGTGCTGCCTGAAAAATATGATATTAATACCACTTCAGAGGCAGAACAGAGAAGGATGGCAAGAGAATATGCGGATAAATTCTGCAAACCTGAGAAACCATCATTCTTAAACTTTATGGGCTTAAAATATGTGACTCCTGCATTCCAGGAAGAGCTCTACAAACAGTCACGTATTAATTACAGCAGATAATTAAGAAAAGCGCTGACAGCTTGCTGCTGTCAGTGCTTTTTAAAATAAAATCATTCGCGTAAAATATTAAGCTTAAACAGCAACGAAATATTCTTAATCACAGCATAACTTTTAAACCTGGAATATCTATATGGGATTGAAAAGGATGATATGTACTCGGGCAGCAGGAGGAGCAGGGTATCTGAGGCAAGGAGTGTATTCTGTTACCTGTGCGTGAGAGAATTTGGTGAAAGCATGACATCCTTAGCAAAAAGATTAGTGTGGAAAAAGGGACCATAAAAAACTAAATAACTCCTAGAACCCAATAACACCAGGGCGGTTGAAGGTTTTTCTTTTAACCGCCTTGATGTTTTTAAGGGGTGGGTGGTGGGCACAAGCGACTCCCGCTATAAGCGGGATAAATTGCAGGAGCGTACAAGACAAGTCATGGGCTGAAGGATGTGGCAGCGGAAAAACTGAAGGCTTTGAAGCCCGCAGTCAAAGACCTGTCGCGTCCTATTTTAATGCATAAGCCTCGTCATGAGGTCCGACAGTTAAGAAGACAACTGTCTTACTGTCCAGGCCCTCACAAAAGCAATACTCGCATTCCGGTATGTTAATGCATTCCTCGCAGATCACAAAAATAATCCGGAAGTTTCTGTCAACCCGTGCGCTCCGGCAGCCTCTCAAATTAAGTTTTCCGCTGTCATCGGTAAGGATTTCTGTGTTCTGGTATGGATCGGACAAAACCCTTTCAACACGTCGCTTTATATTTTTTCGTATTGAACTGTACCGGCGTAAATTTGTAACAAATTTATCTTCATAAACAGCTTTATAGTCAGTCACCCCAGACCTCTTCATGAGAATGCAGTTTGATTTTATCCTTAGCCTTGCGCTGGCTTATATCTTCCATATCATCATAAAGAGGCATATCCGGTGTAAGATGAAAAACATCTACATTCTTTTTTAAAACCTTTAACAGCTCTTCTCTGACAACCCTCCTGATCATAGGCTCCAGAGTGTTGGCCAGATCTTTTGTATTTATTTTTTCGGTTTGAGGCATAGTGTCCCCTTTCATTAGCCTTGGGCTTTTTGTTTTAGTTGTTCCTTCTCAATGAATGTATCCAGCAACTGTATAACTTGCCTTTTTTCTTTGGTGTCAAGTTTTTCTATTTGACTAAAACGACTCCATAGACGCATGTCTTTATTTTTTTCATCTGTTTTGATTTTTTTAAGTCCAAATAGCTGGTCTATGGATACCCCCAAAGCCTTAGCCATGACTGGCATAACATGGGTTGGGGGGTGCTGTGCCTGTTTTTCATAATGGGCAATCATCCTGTGAGAGATTCCTGTTTCTTTGGCAAGTTCCCTTTGTGAATATCCTCTTTCAATCCTAAGCTTGGCTATTCGTTCACCAACTGATTTTTCATCATGAATATTTTTAAGTTTTGACATGACATCCCTTTCCGATAAATTGTCATGCCCTGCATTATATACCAAAAAATTGGGTTTCATTGGTTTCCTCAGAAAATGCTTGACATATTGCTACACAATATGTAGCAATATATGGAACATAAAACAACCCTTATTTTTTTAATAATAGAGTCATTTTGACTTGACAGGTTTTTGAAGAAGGGTATTTTCCGGCAGAAAAAAGGTCATCAACCGGCATCTTTGCGGGACTCTGGTTGATGTTGGAAACGTCCTTCAATAATAAAATAACTATAAAGAAGCAGTAATACCAAGGCGGTTAAAGGTTATTATCTTTGACCGCCTTTTATTATTGTGTGGTGGTTGAAGGAAAAATCAGATATTAAGTTATTATCAACTGTTATCATTTTGAGCAATAAGACGCGGAGCGTAAAATCAAAACATTACTATTGTGACCATAGGACGAGGTAAAATCTGTCAATAATGAAGGTCCCGTTAATTAAAATAGAGATCAAGATGCTTTAATATAGGGTAATTGAAAGTTGCCTGCAACAATACCTGGAACAGCAGTATCTTTATCAAACGATTTCCATCTTAATGCAGAGCCATTTAAGCGTTTTAATCTGTCAATTATAGAAACTGAATAACTGGCAAGGGAACACCCTTTAATATAATAAAAATTAATCTTGATAAATTTTCCACTAGCCCATTCCGATATTTGCGGTTATAATGTGCCCGCTTTAACAATCCATAAATTGATACTGGATGCCTGTAATCAGCAGGCCTGTTCTATCAACCTTAATAAATGGAGGATTTTATGTCAAAGTCAAGAGATACCCAGAAGGAGACCAAGAAGAAATCTGAAAAATCCCTGAAGGAAAAACGCAAGGAAAAGAAGGAAAAAAAGGCCCAGAAAAAATCAGGTGAATAATCCTATCGAGGTTAAGCGTCAACTTGTTCTGACAGGTATAGATTTTAAGGAAAAGAGATGCCTGTCAAACCTAAACTATACAGGGGAATGTCCGTACAGGGCCTTCCCCTTTTTAAATTCAACCGGAGGAGACGTTTATGGCCAGAAAGGATAAAGGAAAAGAGACCCCGTCTTTCCCTGAAATATCAAATAGCAATTTCAGGGATGATATCTACCGGCATATACAGTCAACCCTTGGTAATGATCCTTCCAGGCCTGATAATTACTCCTGCTTTATGGGGTTATCCTACAGCATCCGTGACAGGCTTATAGAAAAGTGGATAAAGACCCAGAGGTCATTCTATGACACCTTTTCCAAACGTGTGTACTACCTTTCAATGGAGTTTCTGCCCGGCCGTTTCATGATGAACTATCTTACAAGCCTGAGGATACAGGAAGATGCCTCTGATGCAGTAAAAGAGATGGGTTTCAATCTTGAGGAGATTGAAGAGGAGGAGTGGGATGCAGGGCTCGGAAACGGGGGCCTGGGTCGCCTGGCTTCATGTTATATGGATTCAATGGCAACCCTCGGCATGCCGTGCTACGGCTATGGCATACGCTATGATTACGGCATCTTCCACCAGATACTTGTGGACGGATATCAGCGCGAGCAGTGTGATAACTGGTCACGCCGCACCAGCGCCTGGGAGATCAGAAGGCAGAACAACCTTGAAAAGGTGATGTTCTACGGACGCACAGAATCCTATGAAGATGATATGGGCAGAAGGCGGGTAAGGTGGGTAGATGGGGATGCAGTAATGGCAATGGCCTGCGATATACTTATCCCAGGGTATAATAATAGTTTTGTAACAAACATGCGTCTATGGTCTGCGCAGTCAAGCAGGGAGTTTAACCTGGAGTATTTTAACCAGGGTGACTATATCGGCGCTGTACAGGCAAAGGTTACAAGCGAAAATATATCAAAGGTGCTCTACCCCTCTGATGAGGCGGAAGAGGGGAAGGAGCTGCGCCTGAAGCAGCAGTATTTCTTTGTGGCTGCAACATTAAGGGATATCATAAGACGTTACAGGAAACAGAACCAGACCTTTGATAATTTTTCAGACTATGTTGCGATCCAGCTCAATGATACACACCCCACAATAGCCATTCCTGAATTGATGCGTATCCTTGTGGATGAGGAGTGCATAGAGTGGGATGAAGCATGGGCAATATGTGAAAAGAGCTTTGCATACACCAACCATACTGTCCTGCCTGAGGCGCTTGAGACATGGCCTGTTGACCTTATAGGCAAGGTGCTGCCAAGGCATCTGGAGATAATCTATGAGATCAACCGGAGGTTTCTTGACAGTGTAAGGACAAGGTTTCATGGCGATGACCAGGTGCTTTCAAGGTTATCCCTCATTAATGAAAAAGGTATAAGGTCTGTACGCATGGCCAATCTCGCTATTGTTGGGAGCCATTCTGTAAACGGGGTTGCAGCGCTCCATTCGCAGATACTTAAAAACGGGTTATTTAATGATTTTGACCGTATCTTTCCGGGTAAAATAATCAACATCACAAATGGCATTACCCCCCGCAGGTGGCTTTATCAGGCAAACCCAATCCTTTCAAAACTAATCACCTCTGTTATAGGTGACGGTTGGGTCAGTGACCTGTCACAACTGAAACAGCTTATCCCCTATGCGGAGGATGAAGGGTTCAGGGCTGCATGGCACAATGCAAAGCTTGAGAATAAAAAACGCCTTGCCCGCTACATACTGCGCAAAATCAGGGTGGGCGTAAACCCTGATACCCTTTTTGATGTGCATGTAAAAAGGATGCATGAGTATAAAAGACAGCTTTTAAACATCCTGCATGTGATTACCCTCTATAATCGAATCAAGGAAAACCCTGGCCGCGATCATGTGAAAAGGACAGTCCTGTTTGCAGGAAAGGCCGCTCCTGCCTATACTCAGGCAAAGCTCATCATAAAGCTTATAAATTCCGTGGCCGAGGTGGTTAACCGCGACCCTGATGTGATGGGCATGCTCAAGGTGCTCTTTCTGCCCAATTACTGTATCTCACAGGCTGAAAAGATTATTCCTGCGGCAGACCTCTCTGAACAGATCTCCACAGCAGGCATGGAGGCATCAGGCACAGGCAATATGAAGCTTGCCCTTAACGGGGCAGTGACTATAGGCACCCTTGACGGCGCAAACGTGGAGATCATGGAGGAGGTAGGTGAGAATAATATATTTATATTCGGTCTTAAGGCATATGAGGTGGAAACCATGAGGGCAGGCGGATATAACCCCTTGAACTATTATGATAATGATCCTGAACTGAAGAGGGCTATAGATATGATCGGGTCAGGCCGTTTCTCGCCAAAAGAGCCTGCGCTTTTCAGGCCCATAACCGCCTCGCTTCTGGATAGGGGTGACTTTTACATGCTCCTGGCTGATTACCGCTCATATATTGCCACACAGGAGCAGGTCTCTATAGCCTTTAAAGATAAGAATGAATGGATCAAAAAATCCATCCTGAACACAGCAAATATGGGCAGGTTTTCAAGCGACAGGTCTGTATCTGAATATGCCAGGGATATCTGGGGCATTAAACCGCCTGAGAGCGGGATAGAAACCATATAGTATGGCAATTTCAACCTGAGTCAGGGAACAGGAGGCAATATGGCAGAGAAAAAGAGAGATGGCGCGGGTTCCATCACAATATCAATCGCAAGGCAGCCTGTGTTCAACACAAAAAAAGACCTGTGGGGTTATGAGCTTGTCTGCGTATGTAATTCTACCGATATAGGAGAAACAATCTCGATAGAGGATAATGTTGCAGTAAACGTCGCATCAAGCAACTATATCGGGATACAGCAGGTGGTGGAGAGGGGAAAGAGGATCATCGTAAATTTCAATGAGAAGAATGTGCTTGATGATTCACCCTATGCCCTTCCTCCAAAGCTTGCTGTGGTGAGGGTGCCTGAAAAAATGCTTGTGAACAGTGAGGTGGTGGATTCGCTGCTCAGGTTCAAAAAGGATGGGTATCATATTGCCATCGGGGGTTTTACAGGCGCTTCAGGCTATGAAAAGCTCTTTTCAGAAACAGACCTCCTGTGCGTGGACACCTCTGAGATAAAAAAGGATGAGTTGAAGGAGCTTGTGCAGAAGGGTAATGAATATGATGCAATGATACTTGCCGAAAATATTAAAAACAGTGACAGGTTTGATATGTGCCTTGAAACCGGCTGTTCGCTCTTCCACGGCCCATTCTTTAAGATCCCTGAAAAGCTCTCAGTAAGAAAGATATCATCAAACGAGATATCAAGGTTTAACCTTTTAAAGATAATAGAGCAGGAAGACCCTGATTATAATGAGCTTGCAAAGCTGATACAGTCTGATGTCTCAATAAGCTTCAGGCTTTTATCCTACCTCAATTCAGCGGCATTCGGTTTTACCCAGAAGATACAGTCCATTCACAAGGCCATCACCCTGCTCGGATGGAAACAGATGAAGACATGGCTCAGGGTGGTGATCTTATCTGATATGAACCAGAGCCCCAATGCCCCGGAGCTTATGTTTGTTTCAGCCCAGAGGGGAAAATTTTTGGAGATAATAACCAGGGAGCATGATTTCTGGGGGTTTGACCCTGACAGCCTCTTTTTACTGGGAACATTCTCAATCATTGATACCATGCTCAATATGGAGATGAAGGAGGTGGTAAAGTACCTGCCCCTTGATGACAAGCTCAAGGCAGCCCTCTGCCATGACCCCAATAACGAGTATCTGCCACTTCTCCAGCTTGCAATGCGCATGGAGGAATCAGGGTGGGATGAGGCAAATGCAATGATCAGAAACCTGAGCCTTGACCCCATCAAGATCAGAAAGGCATTTCAGGATTCAATAGACTGGGCAAATGAGATAACTATGGTTCCAGAAAAATAGGTAAAAGAACAGGTAAACCTGAGGGTTTCAAAGGGCAGATATCAACATGGTATCTGTATAAAAGTCTAATTGATAAATAGACTTTCCTGTCAATTTATGAAAGAATGGCGTCAGTAGATTTAAATTTTCTATTAATTTTTCTGTATCGTTAAAAAATGGAAAAAGAATTTATTGACATTAAAATTGATAAAAGTCATCTCTCAGTAATCTCACTTACTGATCCATCAGATGAAAAAGACTATTGGCTTAAAACATCCCCTATCAAGCGTTTGCAGCATATCGAAGTGTTAAGAAGGATCAACTATGGAAATAGTGCTACCTCCAGACTTCAAAGAATTCTTGAAACAACTTAATGAAAAGAAGATCAAATATCTTCTGATAGGCGGGTATGCTGTAGGTTATCATGGGTATCCAAGGGCAACGAATGATCTGGATATCTTCATATCAAGAGACAATGAAACAGCAAAATTAATGGTTTCAGCCTTAAAAGATTTTGGTTTTGACACCCCTCAACTTTCAGAAGAGCTATTTCTGAAAGAAAAAAATATTGTCCGAATGGGGATTGCACCCATTAGAATTGAAATATTAAATAGTATCTCAGGTGTAGCTTTTGAAGATTGCTACAGAGAAAAGATGATTGAAGAAATTGATGGGATTAAAGTTAACATAATAAATCTTGAACATCTGAAAAAAAATAAAAAGGCAAGTGGAAGACATAAAGACCTGGATGATATAGAAAATCTTCCATAGCTGATTGACATGCTTATTCCTGTTGGAAATTTTTATCGTATATTGTTTGTTGGTATGGCTTTCTACTATGCTGTTAAGTCAATTTAGATATGCTGGTCGTATTAAATTGTGATTAAAAACCTGGACACATTAAACCGGGAAGAGCTGGGCAGGCTTTTCCCGATTATTCTTTCTGAACACAAAGAAGAATGGAAAAAGTTCTTCAATCAGGAAAAAGAAGAGCTTCTCAGCCTTCTTTCAAAGGAAAGGGCATTACGAGTGGAGCATATAGGGAGCACCGCTGTGCCCGGTCTTCTGGCAAAACCTACTATTGATATCCTTGTAGAACTTTCAGATTATAATAATCAGCAAAATGAGATTAAGAAAATCATGTGCGCTGCCGGGTATATCCACATGAGAGAGCAGGTAAACCACCTGATGTTTGTCAAAGGGTACACCCCGGAGGGTTTCAAAGGGCAGTGTTACCATATCCATATGGAGCCTGAGGGGGCTGCAAGTATATGGGACAGGATAAATTTCAGGGATTATCTGATCAGTAACCCGAAGGTGGCAGAGGAATATGCCGCCCTGAAAAAGGTGCTGGCAAAAAGATATGAGATTGATCGTGATGCCTATACAGATGCAAAAACAGATTTTATTAAAAAGGTTACTGCAGAAGCAAAGGCTGCGTTTACACACCGTCCATACTCATACTCAAAACCAACGAATAATTGACAATGGAAAACATTACAGTTATAGTTTGCTTAGTCCATTTTAGTTAGTCTACCATGGAGATAAGAAAATGATCATAAATATTCATGAAGCCAAAACAAATTTTTCCAAGTTGGTTGCACGGTTTTTAGAAGGAGAGAAGGTTATCATTGCGAAAAACGGTGAACCAATTCTACAGTTTGCACCTATAGAAAAAGGTAAACCCTTATTAAGAAAAACAGGTTTTTTTAATTGCGACATAGACATGACCACATTCGATGATCCCCTTGAAGAAATGAAGGAATATGAATGAACTACCTGATAGATACGAATGTCTTGATATTTTTGGGTTGCGGTTACGAAGACAGGATCGGGAAAAAGGCATTTGAAATATATACTTCACCGAAGTCAAATATTTATATTAGCCAGATCTCATTTTGGGAAATAGCTATCAAAATCAATGTTGGCAAGTTAAACATACCAATTGGCTTTAAGAATATTATAAACCTCACAAGACAGGCAGGTATTGATACAATTCCTGTAAAGAATTCTCATATCCTTTATTATCAAACTCTCGAGATACATGAAAATCACAAAGACCCATTTGATAGATTCATTATTGCCACAGCCCTATGTGAAGAGATGAAAATTATTTCCAGCGATACCAAGTTTGATAATTACCTTAAGGTAGAAAGAATATGGGAAGATTAAAGAAGCTGGGCTTGGTTATTAATACATTTCCCCTGCTCTGTTCGATAAACCTCATATACCTTTGTCCCGGAAAGAAACCTGCGAAGGATGCGAATATGGGCTACCCGCTCTTTCTGAGCAATAGCCCCTGGAAGCACATGGGCTTGAATTATTGAGCCATCATTGAGCCTGACTGATGCAATTATTTTAGTTGGGCCATATTTTTTAGGGATGCCCCCAACTGATTCAATTATCCCCACAGTCTCTGTTACAGCCCCACTTGGAAGGTTAAAGGAAAAATAAAGGAATACAGCAATTAAAACGAGCACAGATACAGCTCCAAATAACCATGATATCTTTCGTTTGCCTTCTTTATTCATAAGGATTCGGATCAGATAAAAACGCCAATATAGCTGGCTTTATCTCCTGCTCATCAAGCCATTGCTTGAATTCTTTAATGCGGGTATACTGATTACCAAATTTTGCGCTGTAAACCTCTTCATAAAAATTAACCCTTTCCTCCTTTCGAATATGCTTTTGCCAATCTGTTGAAAATATCCTTGGGAGTTCATCATGAAGGTTCCTGCTCACAAGGGCTGCCCATTCATTCTTATCAAACCAGACACCATTACAATTACTGCAATGATCCAGGCTGAACTTGAGACCGTGGCCGACATTAAATCTTAGCAGTATTCGTCCGCAGTCTGGGCATATCTTGGCGTTTTGCGAATCAATGACCTCATAAGCTATTTCAGAATATTGCTGATCATTTAGGCTTTTGCCATGCCGCTCAAGCCATGAGTAGTATTGAGAAGAAGGCAGCCATTGCCCACCACACCCTTTACATTCCTTTACTCTTATATTTCCTTCAACAACTTTATCGAACATATTCTCACTTTTACAAACCAGACATTTCATAAGATTCTCCTTCAGTTAAAGTTCATTATTCTATGATGTCTCTATTAATTTCATATGTGATGGCTTTATTTTTTATATTTCCTCTATATAGTCACCGGGCTCGTCCAACCACAGGATAAGATTGTGGCTCCGCACAATCTATCCTTATTCGTTAGCCATGTTATTTATTAATATCTTTACTCTGTTTAAATAGTTTTTCATATTTATCTGGATACATCTTTATAAATTGCTTGAATAATTCTGAACCCATGAGTTCCTGCGCAAACAGTAGTTTGTCTTTACCA is from Desulfatiglans sp. and encodes:
- a CDS encoding helix-turn-helix transcriptional regulator; the encoded protein is MKPNFLVYNAGHDNLSERDVMSKLKNIHDEKSVGERIAKLRIERGYSQRELAKETGISHRMIAHYEKQAQHPPTHVMPVMAKALGVSIDQLFGLKKIKTDEKNKDMRLWSRFSQIEKLDTKEKRQVIQLLDTFIEKEQLKQKAQG
- a CDS encoding glycogen/starch/alpha-glucan phosphorylase, with the translated sequence MARKDKGKETPSFPEISNSNFRDDIYRHIQSTLGNDPSRPDNYSCFMGLSYSIRDRLIEKWIKTQRSFYDTFSKRVYYLSMEFLPGRFMMNYLTSLRIQEDASDAVKEMGFNLEEIEEEEWDAGLGNGGLGRLASCYMDSMATLGMPCYGYGIRYDYGIFHQILVDGYQREQCDNWSRRTSAWEIRRQNNLEKVMFYGRTESYEDDMGRRRVRWVDGDAVMAMACDILIPGYNNSFVTNMRLWSAQSSREFNLEYFNQGDYIGAVQAKVTSENISKVLYPSDEAEEGKELRLKQQYFFVAATLRDIIRRYRKQNQTFDNFSDYVAIQLNDTHPTIAIPELMRILVDEECIEWDEAWAICEKSFAYTNHTVLPEALETWPVDLIGKVLPRHLEIIYEINRRFLDSVRTRFHGDDQVLSRLSLINEKGIRSVRMANLAIVGSHSVNGVAALHSQILKNGLFNDFDRIFPGKIINITNGITPRRWLYQANPILSKLITSVIGDGWVSDLSQLKQLIPYAEDEGFRAAWHNAKLENKKRLARYILRKIRVGVNPDTLFDVHVKRMHEYKRQLLNILHVITLYNRIKENPGRDHVKRTVLFAGKAAPAYTQAKLIIKLINSVAEVVNRDPDVMGMLKVLFLPNYCISQAEKIIPAADLSEQISTAGMEASGTGNMKLALNGAVTIGTLDGANVEIMEEVGENNIFIFGLKAYEVETMRAGGYNPLNYYDNDPELKRAIDMIGSGRFSPKEPALFRPITASLLDRGDFYMLLADYRSYIATQEQVSIAFKDKNEWIKKSILNTANMGRFSSDRSVSEYARDIWGIKPPESGIETI
- a CDS encoding HDOD domain-containing protein; translated protein: MAEKKRDGAGSITISIARQPVFNTKKDLWGYELVCVCNSTDIGETISIEDNVAVNVASSNYIGIQQVVERGKRIIVNFNEKNVLDDSPYALPPKLAVVRVPEKMLVNSEVVDSLLRFKKDGYHIAIGGFTGASGYEKLFSETDLLCVDTSEIKKDELKELVQKGNEYDAMILAENIKNSDRFDMCLETGCSLFHGPFFKIPEKLSVRKISSNEISRFNLLKIIEQEDPDYNELAKLIQSDVSISFRLLSYLNSAAFGFTQKIQSIHKAITLLGWKQMKTWLRVVILSDMNQSPNAPELMFVSAQRGKFLEIITREHDFWGFDPDSLFLLGTFSIIDTMLNMEMKEVVKYLPLDDKLKAALCHDPNNEYLPLLQLAMRMEESGWDEANAMIRNLSLDPIKIRKAFQDSIDWANEITMVPEK
- a CDS encoding GrpB family protein, giving the protein MVIKNLDTLNREELGRLFPIILSEHKEEWKKFFNQEKEELLSLLSKERALRVEHIGSTAVPGLLAKPTIDILVELSDYNNQQNEIKKIMCAAGYIHMREQVNHLMFVKGYTPEGFKGQCYHIHMEPEGAASIWDRINFRDYLISNPKVAEEYAALKKVLAKRYEIDRDAYTDAKTDFIKKVTAEAKAAFTHRPYSYSKPTNN
- a CDS encoding type II toxin-antitoxin system Phd/YefM family antitoxin; translation: MIINIHEAKTNFSKLVARFLEGEKVIIAKNGEPILQFAPIEKGKPLLRKTGFFNCDIDMTTFDDPLEEMKEYE
- a CDS encoding type II toxin-antitoxin system VapC family toxin; amino-acid sequence: MNYLIDTNVLIFLGCGYEDRIGKKAFEIYTSPKSNIYISQISFWEIAIKINVGKLNIPIGFKNIINLTRQAGIDTIPVKNSHILYYQTLEIHENHKDPFDRFIIATALCEEMKIISSDTKFDNYLKVERIWED